The Leadbettera azotonutricia ZAS-9 genome has a window encoding:
- a CDS encoding EscU/YscU/HrcU family type III secretion system export apparatus switch protein produces MENSSLDIQDKKAAALGYNREEGVPRLLAKGRGRDAERIVAMAREAGVEIVEDPALTLLLDAGVKPGEWIPPWCWEATAKILAFVLAKEGT; encoded by the coding sequence ATGGAAAACAGCAGCCTCGATATCCAGGATAAAAAGGCGGCAGCCCTGGGATACAACAGGGAGGAGGGTGTTCCCCGCCTGTTGGCTAAGGGCCGGGGCAGGGATGCCGAGAGGATAGTCGCCATGGCCCGCGAAGCGGGCGTTGAGATAGTGGAAGATCCTGCCCTGACGCTTCTTTTGGACGCCGGGGTAAAACCGGGGGAATGGATACCCCCATGGTGCTGGGAGGCAACGGCTAAAATTCTGGCTTTTGTTCTCGCGAAGGAAGGAACATGA
- the rplS gene encoding 50S ribosomal protein L19 → MNEIKAIEASQMKSEIDDFKVGDTVKVHFKIIEGKTERIQIYEGLVIAMKNSGVGKTFMVRKNSYGVGVERVFPIHSPRIAKVEVVRPGKVRRAKLYYIRDKIGKSAKIKELIAPHKVDARKAADAASAAAEKK, encoded by the coding sequence ATGAACGAGATTAAGGCAATCGAAGCTTCCCAGATGAAAAGCGAAATTGACGATTTCAAAGTCGGCGACACTGTAAAAGTCCACTTCAAGATCATTGAAGGCAAGACCGAGCGTATCCAGATTTACGAGGGCCTCGTTATTGCCATGAAGAATTCCGGCGTGGGCAAAACCTTCATGGTCAGGAAGAATTCCTATGGCGTCGGCGTTGAAAGGGTATTCCCCATTCATTCGCCCCGCATTGCCAAGGTGGAAGTTGTCCGCCCCGGCAAAGTCCGCCGCGCTAAGCTTTACTATATCCGGGATAAGATCGGCAAGAGCGCCAAGATCAAGGAACTCATCGCCCCTCACAAGGTGGATGCCCGGAAAGCTGCTGACGCTGCCTCTGCTGCTGCCGAAAAGAAATAA
- the trmD gene encoding tRNA (guanosine(37)-N1)-methyltransferase TrmD, translating into MKYTVLSLFPEIIDAYFASSIMAKAVSRGIVEYRSINIRDYALDKHRTCDDATYGGGAGMLMLAEPLGRALEAAGASMKTDREAGSGPGKARVIYLSPSGRPFDQALAHELAAEQELMLLCGRYEGIDQRIIDAYADDEVSVGDYVLSSGEVAALAVIDATYRLVEQVITPASLEEESFSAGLLEYPQYTRPELYGMMRVPEVLLSGHHENIRRWRLERQVEKTLLLRPDLIRLGEEKGLFSDEIRKIIEEKRRSGMAASEENERD; encoded by the coding sequence ATGAAATACACCGTGCTCTCCCTTTTTCCGGAGATAATTGACGCGTATTTTGCCAGTTCCATCATGGCAAAGGCCGTGAGCCGGGGCATTGTGGAATACCGTTCTATCAATATCCGGGACTACGCCCTGGACAAGCACCGTACCTGCGACGATGCCACTTACGGCGGCGGTGCGGGCATGCTGATGCTGGCTGAGCCCCTTGGCAGGGCTTTGGAGGCTGCGGGCGCATCCATGAAGACCGATCGTGAGGCCGGCAGCGGCCCGGGAAAAGCTCGTGTCATCTACCTGAGCCCTTCCGGCAGGCCTTTTGACCAGGCCCTGGCCCATGAGCTTGCCGCCGAGCAGGAGTTGATGCTTCTCTGCGGCCGTTATGAAGGTATTGATCAGCGCATTATCGACGCCTATGCCGATGACGAAGTGTCTGTGGGGGATTATGTGCTTTCTTCCGGGGAAGTGGCTGCCCTTGCGGTGATTGACGCGACCTACAGGCTGGTGGAGCAGGTGATTACTCCTGCGTCCCTGGAAGAGGAGAGCTTTTCCGCAGGGCTTTTGGAGTATCCCCAGTATACACGGCCCGAATTATATGGTATGATGAGGGTTCCAGAAGTGCTCCTTTCGGGGCATCATGAAAACATACGGCGCTGGCGTCTTGAGAGGCAGGTTGAAAAAACCCTTCTCCTCAGGCCGGATTTAATCCGCCTGGGCGAAGAAAAGGGCCTCTTTAGCGATGAGATCCGTAAAATCATAGAGGAGAAACGCCGGTCCGGAATGGCGGCGAGTGAGGAAAATGAACGAGATTAA
- the rimM gene encoding ribosome maturation factor RimM (Essential for efficient processing of 16S rRNA), translating to MTEKFTVATVSAPFGVKGFVKIRAFSGETEHLLGLTEAILRQNDKEKSYIVEETVPQGASLLMKFKGIDSPEAAKPLGGAEIVADRAHAAPLKPGEFYIEDLKGLEVMDKTGETLGVITDIIEGGAGELAELKLKAGETKLVPFRSEFFGGVDVENRRAILLEKWILE from the coding sequence GTGACAGAGAAATTTACGGTAGCCACGGTCAGCGCCCCCTTTGGCGTCAAGGGTTTTGTAAAAATCCGGGCTTTTTCAGGGGAAACTGAGCACCTTTTGGGTCTTACCGAGGCCATCCTAAGGCAGAATGATAAGGAAAAATCATATATAGTAGAAGAAACCGTCCCCCAGGGCGCTTCCCTGCTGATGAAATTCAAGGGGATAGACAGCCCGGAGGCCGCGAAGCCCTTGGGCGGCGCTGAAATCGTTGCCGACAGGGCCCATGCGGCGCCCCTCAAGCCTGGGGAATTCTATATCGAGGACCTCAAGGGGCTTGAGGTGATGGATAAAACAGGGGAAACCCTGGGGGTTATCACCGACATTATCGAAGGCGGGGCCGGGGAGCTTGCGGAATTGAAGCTCAAGGCCGGGGAAACAAAGCTTGTGCCCTTTAGAAGCGAATTCTTTGGTGGGGTTGATGTCGAAAACAGGCGGGCAATCCTGCTTGAAAAGTGGATTTTAGAGTGA
- a CDS encoding KH domain-containing protein, with translation MEKDLVEYIVKSLVDDPSQVNVNVVEGEKSTILELRVASEDIGKVIGKHGRIAKAIRTVLQAATAKTGKHTVLEILD, from the coding sequence ATGGAGAAAGATCTGGTTGAATATATAGTTAAATCCCTGGTGGATGACCCTTCCCAGGTGAATGTGAACGTGGTGGAGGGCGAAAAATCCACCATCCTTGAGCTGAGGGTAGCTTCCGAGGACATTGGCAAGGTAATTGGCAAGCACGGCCGCATTGCCAAGGCTATCAGGACGGTTTTGCAGGCTGCAACCGCCAAAACCGGCAAGCATACGGTGCTGGAAATCCTGGACTAA
- the rpsP gene encoding 30S ribosomal protein S16: MSASIRLKRFGTKKRPYYRIVVIDSRAPRDGKTIEEVGFYHPIEAEEKQISFDADKVRIWVDKGAMVSDTVRGLLNKKGFSLN; the protein is encoded by the coding sequence ATGAGCGCAAGCATCAGGCTCAAGAGGTTTGGAACCAAGAAACGCCCCTATTACCGGATTGTGGTTATTGACAGCCGGGCTCCCAGGGACGGCAAAACCATTGAGGAAGTGGGGTTTTACCATCCTATAGAGGCCGAAGAAAAGCAGATTTCTTTTGACGCCGACAAGGTCAGGATCTGGGTGGACAAAGGCGCCATGGTCAGCGACACAGTGCGCGGTTTGCTCAATAAAAAAGGTTTCTCCTTAAACTAA
- a CDS encoding patatin-like phospholipase family protein produces the protein MINRGLVLEGGGLRGNYTAGVLDAFLERGVQFPYIIGVSAGAGMGASFASSQPGRNLAILKNFRLDKRYISVGSLIRTGNLFGLDFIYHDIPLKLVPFDFEAFNKYPGRFITVCTDCEAGKAVYFEKDEDDVMMVLKASAAMPYVSTMVKYKGRKFLDGAVVDAIPIQKTIAEGFHKTVVVLTRPGKFRRKDEAHPPDFFFYRKYPKLLNALKERIVSYNRSMVQVEAEEEAGRALVIRPSRDLGVTRTERNLEKLIALYELGVADGKAALEKL, from the coding sequence ATGATAAATCGCGGTTTGGTGCTTGAAGGCGGGGGGCTCAGGGGCAATTATACTGCCGGGGTTCTGGACGCTTTCCTCGAAAGGGGCGTTCAGTTCCCCTACATAATCGGAGTCTCGGCAGGGGCCGGTATGGGGGCTTCTTTTGCGTCTTCCCAGCCGGGCAGGAACCTTGCCATCCTTAAGAACTTCCGCCTGGATAAACGGTATATTTCCGTTGGCAGCCTCATACGCACGGGCAACCTCTTTGGCCTGGACTTTATTTACCATGACATTCCCCTAAAACTGGTGCCTTTCGACTTCGAGGCTTTTAACAAGTACCCGGGCCGTTTTATCACGGTTTGCACTGACTGCGAGGCGGGCAAGGCGGTCTATTTTGAAAAGGATGAGGATGACGTGATGATGGTCCTCAAGGCTTCTGCTGCCATGCCTTATGTCTCGACCATGGTGAAATACAAGGGCAGGAAATTCCTGGATGGCGCTGTTGTGGATGCCATACCCATACAGAAAACCATTGCCGAAGGTTTCCACAAAACCGTGGTGGTCCTCACAAGGCCCGGCAAGTTCCGCCGCAAGGACGAGGCCCATCCTCCCGATTTCTTTTTTTACCGCAAGTACCCCAAACTTTTGAATGCCTTAAAAGAACGGATTGTTTCGTATAACCGTTCCATGGTTCAGGTGGAAGCCGAAGAGGAAGCAGGGCGCGCCCTGGTTATAAGGCCGTCCCGGGATCTTGGCGTTACCAGGACCGAGAGGAACCTGGAAAAGCTCATCGCCCTTTACGAGCTGGGAGTTGCCGACGGAAAGGCGGCGCTTGAGAAGCTATGA
- the lptC gene encoding LPS export ABC transporter periplasmic protein LptC yields MSLKPKSLLKFFIFPLQILTLLLVSCSFDYGNNQLASKDQPDIVMQNVEYVRVRGGDPVVRFHAEDAERFEERQIMNLRNFSFEQFENHGDDIDAMGRAGQASVALDSGNINLGGGVIISVESEDITIETSGLDWQDKERRLLGTPSGDVNISRSDGTEFSGRGFSADARSRTWTFTSGVSGSYVEKEEKEAEEEGDNYP; encoded by the coding sequence ATGTCCCTCAAACCAAAATCGCTTCTTAAATTTTTCATTTTCCCCCTCCAAATCCTAACGCTGCTCCTGGTGTCTTGTTCCTTCGATTATGGGAATAATCAGCTGGCCTCAAAGGATCAGCCTGATATAGTGATGCAGAATGTGGAATATGTCAGAGTCAGGGGCGGCGACCCTGTGGTGCGTTTTCATGCCGAGGACGCCGAGCGGTTCGAAGAACGGCAAATCATGAACCTTCGCAATTTTTCTTTTGAGCAGTTTGAAAATCATGGCGACGATATAGATGCCATGGGCAGGGCAGGGCAGGCCTCGGTTGCCCTGGATTCGGGGAATATCAACCTGGGGGGCGGAGTAATAATCTCCGTAGAGTCCGAGGACATTACCATCGAAACTTCCGGCCTTGACTGGCAGGACAAAGAACGCCGTCTATTGGGAACCCCCTCCGGGGATGTGAATATCAGCCGTTCTGACGGGACCGAATTTTCCGGCCGCGGCTTTTCGGCTGACGCACGTTCACGCACCTGGACTTTTACATCGGGTGTAAGCGGATCTTATGTTGAGAAAGAGGAAAAAGAGGCAGAAGAAGAGGGAGACAATTACCCATAA